Below is a genomic region from Pseudomonadota bacterium.
CCTTTATTAAGGGGAAATTTATTGGGCTTAGTGAAAAATCTAAATTCGGTTACCTTGACTTGGAAATTTATCATAGCATACAAGACAGAAAATCAGTATAACTGTATTTGAAAGAATACCTCACCAATTCCCCCTTAACAAAGGGGGATAAAGGGGGTTGTGATAAAAATTACATATAACCCGAAATTAAAAGCTCTATCACGAGAACTAAGAAAACAAGGTGTTTTATCAGAAGTTCTTCTCTGGGCACATTTAAATGGCAGAAAGATGAAAGGTTATCAGTTTACGAGGCAAAAGCCTATCGGGAATTATATCGTTGATTTTTATTGCAGCAAACTGAAACTGGTAATTGAAATTGATGGAGAAAGTCATGATAGAAAATTTCTGCACGATAAGAAGCGGCAGCAGGCATTAGAGTCTGAGGACTTAACTGTTTTAAGGTTCAATGATAATGATGTAAATAAAGATATAGAAAGTGTTTTAATGGCAATCGAAGGGTGGATTGAAAAGAGTATGAAGAAGGGACAACCCCCTGGCCCCCTTTGTTAAGGGGGAATTAAAGTGATGTCTTCTTTTATTAAGGGGAAATTTATTGGGCTTAGTGAAAAATCTAAATTCGGTTACCTTGACTTGGAAATTTATCATAGCATACAAGACAGAAAATCAGTATAACTGTATTTGAAAGAATACCTCACCAATTCCCCCTTAAAAAAAGGGGGATCAAGGGGGTTGTAATGAAGATATTATATAACTAGGAATGACTCTATCAACATTATTAATTCCTGGAGGATATGAAACGATAACGGGCAATGGAGCCGGTGGACTTAGCGATTCTATGGTTTAATGATAGTAATGTAGAGGAAGTTTAGGAAGTGGCGGCATTCGAAAGATAGATTAAAAGTATTGTGAAGACGAAACAACCCCCTACCCCCTTTGTTAAGGGGGAATTCATATGGATTCACCTCCGAGAGGATTATATGAAGTCCAAATGCGGTTACCCTGTACAATATGCTTGTTATCAGTGACAAAATGTATTAAATATAGATAATTTCAGAGTTCAGCTTTCGAATTAAAAGGAGATCTTTATGCCAAAAAGTTTTAAGATTGCCATTAATATGGGCGGAGGAGACGCACCGGGTCTCAATGCTGTTTTAGAAGCCGTGGTTCGTTCAGCCGCAAACAGAAACTGGGAAGTTTACGGAATCAAGAACAGTTATGAAGGACTTATTGACACAAATGAAATCATATCCTTAACACCTGAAAAGGTGTGGCATATTTCAAGCATTGGAGGAGCTTTTCTGGGAACCACAAACAAAGCCAATCCTTTTAACATGCCTGTTGCCAATGCAGCAGGCGAAATCGAATACAGAGATGTGTCCGACAAAGTTGTGGAAAACTTCAAACGCCTGAGGCTGGACTGTCTCATTGCTGTTGGCGGTGATGGAAGCCTTGAGATTGCGTACAAACTGTTTAAAAAAGGGATTCCTGTAATCGGTGTGCCAAAGACAATAGACAATGATCTGGTACATACAAATATAACTTTCGGTTTCGATACGGCCATCAGCACTGCCACAGAAGCAATTGACCGTTTGCATTCAACCGCCAAATCACATGAGCGTGTTATGGTTGTTGAGGTTATGGGCAGAAACGCAGGATGGATTGCTTTAAACAGCGGCATTTCAGGTTCGGCTGATGCTATTTTAATCCCTGAAATCCCATTTGATATAGACAAGGTATGCGATCATATTATGGGAAGAGAACTACATGGTCAACGCTATGCCATAGTAGTTGTAGCTGAAGGCGCTGTTCCTCTGGGAGGTAAAACAACTAACAAAGGTAAAGGGGAAGCCGGACGCCAGGATGTTATACTAGGCGGCATAGGCGAGCGTGTTGCAAACGAAATTGCGAAAAAAACCGCCAAAGACAGCCGTTTCATGGTACTGGGACATCTCCAGAGAGGAGGATCACCTACCACATTTGACAGACTTCTTGCACTTCGCTTCGGGGCCGGGGCATTAAGACTTGTTGAAGAGAAAAAATTCGGCACAATGATAGCATTGGAATCGCCAAATATCAAAGCCATCCCTCTTAAAGACATTATCGGCAAAATTAAACGGGTTCCGCTTGATGGTGATACTATAAGGACAGCCAGAGAAATAGGGATTTGCGTTGGAGACTGAAAAGCACTCGGCACTTGAAATTGTATTCCGTTCTCTTAAACATAATAATTTTCGTCTTTTTTTCGCAGGACAAAGCGTCTCACTAATCGGCACATGGATACAACGAATAGCAATATCCTGGCTGGTGTATAAACTTACAAATTCCGTATTCTTATTGGGTGTGGTCGGCTTTTGTGACCAGATTTCTACATTTTTACTATCCCCTCTTTCCGGAGTTTTGACAGACCGGTGGAATCGCTATCATATTTTAATAACCACTCAGTTTCTGGCGGCAATACAAGCTTTAATCCTGGTGTATATTTATTTCTACGGGAACATTAATATCTGGCACATCATCATCTTAAGCATATTTCTTGGTTCTATCAATGCTTTCGACATTCCTGCCCGGCATTCGCTTCTTTTGGAAATGATAGAAAAAAAAGAAGACCTTGGAAATGCAATCGCCTTAAATTCTTCCATGTTTAACGCAGCACGGCTGTTGGGCCCGTCAATTGCCGGCATATTAATTGCCACAACAGGCGAAGGTGTATGTTTTATCATAAATGCATTGAGCTATATTGTAATTGTAACTTCATTATTGAAAATGAACATTGCCCCAAGGATAATAAACAAGAAAACCACACATGTTTTTACAGAGTTAAAAGAAGGCTTTTCTTATGCTTTTAGTTTCAGACCACTAAAAAATATTATACTTCTTTTCGCCCTGGTAGGTTTAATGGGAATGCCTTATTCAGTGCTTCTGCCGGCTTTCGCTAAAGAAATACTTCATGGCAGTTCCGATACCTATGGGTTTCTCATGGGAGCTTCCGGTTTAGGGGCTTTAGCGGGTGCGCTTTATCTTGCATCCAAAAACAGCATCCGGGGGCTTTGGAAAATTATTCCTTCTTCTACAAGCATTTTCGGTATTGGTTTGATTTTATTTTCTTTTTCACGTTCCTTTTTGCTTTCAATGGTATTAATGATTTTAATAGGATTTGGCATGATGCTGCAAATGGCCTCAAGCAACACTATCTTACAAACTATTGTTGAAGATGATAAACGTGGCCGGGTTCTTAGTATTTATATAATGGCGCTTATGGGCACAGTTCCTTTCGGGAGCCTTTTAGCCGGTGGGACAGCAAAGTATTTTGGTGTGCCGCTTACTTTGTCAATAGGGGGAATAACATGTGTTTTAGGTGCTCTCATCTTCGCAAAAAAACTTCCCGAACTAAGAGATACAGTCCATAAGTTCGCAAACCTATAGACTATCAAGCTCCTGATTTTATAAGGAGCCCTTGACCATATATTTTTAATGATGTATCAATATGTTATATTAATTTTTCAGCAAACCATCAAATTTCAATCAGGAGAAAAAAATGAAAAGAAAATATTTATTTGTTTTAATTGGACTTATACTTCTTCTCTCACTCACGGGCTGCGGATACAACACCATGATAGCCAATGAAGAGCGTACCGTAGCGGCATGGGGGGATGTTGAAGCAAGCTATCAGCGCCGTCTTGATCTTATACCTAATCTTGTCGAAGTAGTAAAAGGCTATGCAAAACATGAAGCTTCTACATTGACTGCTGTTACCGAAGCAAGAGCAAAAGTAGGCTCCATGCAGCTCTCAAAAGATATGATCAATGATCCTGAAGCAATGGGAAAGTTTCAGCAGGCTCAGGGCCAGCTTTCAGGTGCCCTTTCGCGACTTATGGTTGTAGTTGAAAGATATCCTGATTTGAAGGCAAACCAAAATTTTATGGATTTGCAGAATCAGCTTGAAGGAACAGAAAACAGGATAAACGTTGCAAGAGTAAGGTATAACAAGGCTGTGCAGGATTTCAATACCAGCATCAGGATTTTCCCCAACTCACTCACAAACTCTCTTATGCTTCATCTTAAACGCAAAGAACCTTTTAAAGCAGATGAAGCAGCAAAAAGCGCACCCAAAGTGAACTTTTCAATGCAATAACATAAAGAGGTTAATTTATGAAATACTGGTTAATTGCATTTCTTTTTATAATTATTCCATATCAAGCCGAAGCGCTTGATGTTCCGCAACTGAAAGGGAGAGTGAATGACTATGCCGCCATACTCTCTCCTCAAACAATTCAGGTACTGGATTCAAAACTATCAGCGCTTGAACAAAGCGATTCAACACAGGTAGTGGTACTTACGATTCCGTCTCTTGAAGGAGAAAGCCTGGAGGAATTTTCTATAAAAGTTGCCGAAACCTGGAAAATAGGTCAGAAAAATCTGGATAACGGCGCTATTCTTCTTGTTTCAAAAAATGACCGCAAACTAAGAATTGAAGTGGGGCAAGGGCTTGAAGGAAAACTTACGGATCTTATGTCCGGAAGAATTATAAGCAATGAGATTATTCCCAGATTTAAACAAGGTGATTTTAATGGCGGAATTTTAGCCGGTGCTAATGCCATTGTGTCTGTAGTTAAAGGCGAATATGTCGCATCAAGATCGAAAACCGGTAAGGAGCAAGGCAAAACACCAATATTTGCGCTACTTATTTTTTTATTTGTTATAACTGCGGCTTTATCAAATATTTCAAAAGTCCTTGGCGGTGTGACAGGTGCTATACTTCTTCCCGTAATCTCTCTTATTTCATTTGGCGGATTATCCATTTTATTGCTTGGCATTCTTGCAATAGGCGGATTTGGTTTCGGTCTTTTTTCAGGAGCTGTTTCAGGTGGAGCCGGAAGACATCATCCGGGAGGTTTTATAGGTGGTGGTTTCGGAAGCGGTGGTTTCGGAGGCAGTGGCTTTGGAGGTGGTGGTGGTGGTTTTGGCGGAGGCGGATCATCAGGAGGCTGGTAAAAGGAAATAATTATGACAACTAAAGCATTAGAATTTTTCACACCGGAAGATAAACAATATATCTCAAACAGCATTATGGAAGCTGAAACTAATACTTCCGGTGAAATAGCAATAATGGTTCTGGACTCAAGCGATTCATACAAAGAAGCCGAAATGTTGGGGGCTTTTGTACTTTCAAGCTTTTCTGCGCTTATTTTGGAAATTATCAAATCATATTATATTGCAATAAAAGCTGCCGACTGGAGCTATAATTTATCAGGCTTTTCAGCTCATTTTTTAGCGGAAGCTTTTGGCCATACAAGCATCTGGACTTATATCCCTATATTATTTATCCTGTATTTTCCCGTAAAATTCATATTTTCAAAATACCCAAAAATAAAAATACCTTTTTTATCAACCAAAAGGATAGATGAAGCTGTAAAAGAACGGGCTGTAAGAGCATTTTATGAAAAAGGATTGTATAAAACACGGGATGAAACCGGAATTCTTATTTTCATTTCAATATTGGAACACCGGGTATGGATTTTAGGCGATAAAGGAATAAATGA
It encodes:
- a CDS encoding endonuclease domain-containing protein; translation: MKITYNPKLKALSRELRKQGVLSEVLLWAHLNGRKMKGYQFTRQKPIGNYIVDFYCSKLKLVIEIDGESHDRKFLHDKKRQQALESEDLTVLRFNDNDVNKDIESVLMAIEGWIEKSMKKGQPPGPLC
- a CDS encoding ATP-dependent 6-phosphofructokinase, which encodes MPKSFKIAINMGGGDAPGLNAVLEAVVRSAANRNWEVYGIKNSYEGLIDTNEIISLTPEKVWHISSIGGAFLGTTNKANPFNMPVANAAGEIEYRDVSDKVVENFKRLRLDCLIAVGGDGSLEIAYKLFKKGIPVIGVPKTIDNDLVHTNITFGFDTAISTATEAIDRLHSTAKSHERVMVVEVMGRNAGWIALNSGISGSADAILIPEIPFDIDKVCDHIMGRELHGQRYAIVVVAEGAVPLGGKTTNKGKGEAGRQDVILGGIGERVANEIAKKTAKDSRFMVLGHLQRGGSPTTFDRLLALRFGAGALRLVEEKKFGTMIALESPNIKAIPLKDIIGKIKRVPLDGDTIRTAREIGICVGD
- a CDS encoding MFS transporter; this encodes METEKHSALEIVFRSLKHNNFRLFFAGQSVSLIGTWIQRIAISWLVYKLTNSVFLLGVVGFCDQISTFLLSPLSGVLTDRWNRYHILITTQFLAAIQALILVYIYFYGNINIWHIIILSIFLGSINAFDIPARHSLLLEMIEKKEDLGNAIALNSSMFNAARLLGPSIAGILIATTGEGVCFIINALSYIVIVTSLLKMNIAPRIINKKTTHVFTELKEGFSYAFSFRPLKNIILLFALVGLMGMPYSVLLPAFAKEILHGSSDTYGFLMGASGLGALAGALYLASKNSIRGLWKIIPSSTSIFGIGLILFSFSRSFLLSMVLMILIGFGMMLQMASSNTILQTIVEDDKRGRVLSIYIMALMGTVPFGSLLAGGTAKYFGVPLTLSIGGITCVLGALIFAKKLPELRDTVHKFANL
- a CDS encoding LemA family protein; translated protein: MKRKYLFVLIGLILLLSLTGCGYNTMIANEERTVAAWGDVEASYQRRLDLIPNLVEVVKGYAKHEASTLTAVTEARAKVGSMQLSKDMINDPEAMGKFQQAQGQLSGALSRLMVVVERYPDLKANQNFMDLQNQLEGTENRINVARVRYNKAVQDFNTSIRIFPNSLTNSLMLHLKRKEPFKADEAAKSAPKVNFSMQ
- a CDS encoding TPM domain-containing protein, which encodes MKYWLIAFLFIIIPYQAEALDVPQLKGRVNDYAAILSPQTIQVLDSKLSALEQSDSTQVVVLTIPSLEGESLEEFSIKVAETWKIGQKNLDNGAILLVSKNDRKLRIEVGQGLEGKLTDLMSGRIISNEIIPRFKQGDFNGGILAGANAIVSVVKGEYVASRSKTGKEQGKTPIFALLIFLFVITAALSNISKVLGGVTGAILLPVISLISFGGLSILLLGILAIGGFGFGLFSGAVSGGAGRHHPGGFIGGGFGSGGFGGSGFGGGGGGFGGGGSSGGW
- a CDS encoding TPM domain-containing protein, giving the protein MTTKALEFFTPEDKQYISNSIMEAETNTSGEIAIMVLDSSDSYKEAEMLGAFVLSSFSALILEIIKSYYIAIKAADWSYNLSGFSAHFLAEAFGHTSIWTYIPILFILYFPVKFIFSKYPKIKIPFLSTKRIDEAVKERAVRAFYEKGLYKTRDETGILIFISILEHRVWILGDKGINEKIAPEFWSKIAKELSEGIKRKEQGKAASHAIEECGKELAKYFPIKHDDTNELSNEVML